One Candidatus Paceibacterota bacterium genomic window carries:
- the gltX gene encoding glutamate--tRNA ligase has translation MIFNFLKNKGKNPRVRFAPSPTGPFHVGGARTALFNYLFAKKNGGEFVLRIEDTDAERSDKRFEKDIVDGLNWLGIKSDEFCRQSERTDIYEKYLKKIISGREAFWCHHTREELAEEKTRQMENKEPPRHVCEHKNEKENKTGGIIRLKGSDKKIKFHDLIRGDIEFDLSLLGDIAIAKDERTPLYNFAVVVDDNEMGITHVIRGEDHISNTPKQMIIQKALGIESPLYAHIPMILGTDRSKLSKRHGATSVNEYQRLGYLADAFINFMVMLGWNPGDEKEIMDKEEITKKFSLEKIQKGGAVFNIEKLNWFNKEYVKKMPAAELAKTAAEFMPEEVKEKIKENFAYWEKIMEMEKTRITVFSEVKENTGYFFVNPSFPKSLLVWEDDKPETAKEHVNKIIESLSSLKSADFSKESVKGAIWAYAEEKGRGSVLWPFRVALTGLAKSPDPFGIAEILGKDETLSRLNHAKLILHG, from the coding sequence ATGATATTCAATTTTTTAAAAAATAAGGGTAAAAATCCGCGGGTCCGTTTCGCGCCAAGCCCAACAGGGCCTTTTCACGTAGGCGGCGCAAGAACCGCGCTTTTTAACTATTTATTCGCGAAAAAAAACGGAGGTGAATTCGTATTACGAATAGAAGACACGGACGCGGAGAGATCCGACAAAAGGTTTGAGAAAGATATCGTCGATGGGTTGAATTGGCTGGGAATAAAATCGGATGAATTCTGCAGGCAAAGCGAGAGAACGGATATTTACGAAAAGTATCTGAAAAAAATAATTTCCGGAAGGGAAGCGTTTTGGTGCCATCACACGAGAGAGGAGCTCGCGGAAGAAAAGACAAGACAAATGGAAAACAAAGAGCCTCCAAGGCATGTATGCGAACATAAAAACGAAAAAGAAAACAAAACAGGAGGAATAATAAGATTAAAGGGTTCCGACAAAAAGATAAAGTTCCACGATTTGATAAGAGGCGACATTGAGTTTGATTTGTCGCTTTTGGGAGATATCGCAATCGCGAAAGACGAACGAACCCCATTGTATAATTTCGCGGTTGTAGTCGACGATAACGAAATGGGAATAACACACGTAATACGCGGAGAAGACCATATTTCAAATACCCCAAAACAAATGATTATCCAAAAAGCGCTTGGCATAGAGAGCCCGCTATACGCCCACATACCCATGATTCTTGGAACGGACAGGTCAAAGCTTTCAAAACGCCACGGCGCCACTTCCGTAAACGAATACCAAAGACTGGGATATCTGGCCGATGCTTTCATAAATTTTATGGTGATGCTTGGATGGAATCCCGGCGACGAAAAGGAAATAATGGACAAAGAAGAAATCACTAAAAAATTCTCTTTAGAGAAAATACAGAAAGGCGGCGCCGTATTTAATATTGAGAAATTAAACTGGTTCAACAAAGAATACGTAAAAAAGATGCCCGCGGCAGAACTCGCGAAAACGGCCGCGGAATTTATGCCGGAAGAAGTGAAAGAAAAAATAAAAGAAAACTTCGCCTATTGGGAAAAAATTATGGAAATGGAAAAAACAAGAATTACGGTTTTTTCAGAAGTAAAAGAAAATACAGGCTACTTTTTCGTAAACCCGAGTTTTCCTAAATCGCTTTTGGTTTGGGAAGACGACAAACCCGAAACCGCCAAAGAACACGTCAATAAAATTATAGAATCGCTGTCCTCCTTAAAATCGGCCGATTTCAGCAAAGAAAGCGTGAAAGGGGCAATATGGGCATATGCCGAAGAAAAAGGCAGGGGAAGCGTCTTATGGCCCTTCAGGGTGGCATTAACAGGGTTAGCAAAATCTCCTGACCCTTTCGGGATTGCGGAAATCCTCGGGAAAGACGAAACTTTATCCCGTCTTAACCACGCAAAACTTATTTTGCATGGCTGA
- a CDS encoding peptidoglycan DD-metalloendopeptidase family protein has product MIKKLSTFAFLIIAAEFANSVCPVFSALAQEEKVVEIQSQIEQKNQEIKKIEEEISGYKKEIDKTAEEAKTLKNEVSKLTKTGNKLNAEINLTAKQIENTNLLIEKLDIDIQGKTKDMGNAKNSLAEILRKLNEEESKTLVEILLAEGDISDFFSNLESMEYLQKDINDRLENLRMIKYGLEKDQDSKESEKSNLENLQDNLSDQKKIVQTNKKQKDTLLVQTKNKEENYKKILEEKTKQKKLFLDELANLEAALQIEIDPGRIPLPGTGILGWPFENASLNECTRGSKSSPGSVNCITQFFGNTPFATQNPQVYGGTGHNGIDFRAYTGTKVLASAQGVVEETGNTDEIPGCYSYGKWVLIRHNNGLSTLYAHLSLIKVSEGEQVVRGQTIGYSGETGYATGPHLHYTVYATQGVQVVRLGDIKKSKTPCSNARMPIADKKAYLNPLSYL; this is encoded by the coding sequence ATGATAAAAAAGTTATCAACGTTTGCTTTTTTAATTATCGCGGCCGAATTTGCAAATTCGGTTTGTCCTGTTTTTTCCGCGCTCGCCCAGGAAGAAAAAGTGGTTGAAATACAATCGCAGATAGAACAAAAAAATCAGGAAATCAAAAAAATCGAAGAAGAAATAAGCGGCTACAAAAAAGAGATAGATAAAACCGCAGAGGAAGCGAAAACTTTAAAAAACGAAGTTTCAAAATTGACGAAAACGGGAAACAAGCTCAACGCTGAAATAAACTTAACCGCCAAGCAGATAGAAAACACCAATCTTCTTATAGAAAAACTGGATATTGATATCCAAGGCAAGACCAAAGACATGGGGAACGCGAAAAATTCCCTGGCAGAAATACTTAGAAAATTAAACGAGGAAGAATCGAAGACTCTTGTGGAAATACTTCTTGCCGAAGGCGATATTTCGGATTTCTTCAGCAACTTGGAAAGCATGGAATATCTGCAGAAAGACATAAACGATCGTCTTGAAAATCTAAGAATGATAAAATACGGTCTTGAAAAAGACCAGGATTCAAAAGAATCGGAAAAATCAAACCTGGAAAATTTACAGGATAATTTAAGCGACCAGAAAAAAATAGTGCAGACAAACAAAAAACAAAAAGATACATTGCTAGTGCAGACAAAAAACAAAGAAGAAAATTATAAAAAAATTCTTGAAGAGAAGACTAAGCAGAAAAAACTTTTTTTGGACGAGTTAGCCAACCTTGAAGCTGCGCTTCAAATTGAAATAGACCCCGGAAGAATTCCTCTTCCGGGAACAGGAATTCTTGGATGGCCGTTTGAAAACGCTTCTTTAAACGAATGCACCAGGGGAAGCAAATCAAGCCCTGGTTCTGTCAATTGTATAACTCAATTTTTCGGAAATACTCCTTTTGCCACTCAAAACCCCCAGGTTTACGGAGGAACAGGTCATAATGGGATAGATTTCAGAGCTTACACGGGGACAAAAGTTCTTGCTTCGGCGCAAGGGGTAGTGGAAGAAACCGGCAATACCGACGAAATACCTGGATGTTATTCTTATGGCAAATGGGTGCTTATAAGGCACAATAACGGCCTTTCAACGCTTTACGCTCATCTTTCGCTAATAAAGGTCTCTGAAGGCGAACAAGTGGTTAGGGGACAAACAATTGGATATTCAGGAGAAACCGGCTACGCTACTGGACCACACTTACACTATACTGTCTATGCCACACAAGGAGTGCAGGTTGTAAGACTTGGCGACATAAAAAAATCCAAAACTCCATGCTCAAACGCGCGCATGCCTATAGCCGATAAAAAAGCATACTTGAATCCTTTGTCATATTTATAA
- a CDS encoding PD-(D/E)XK nuclease family protein, with product MRISYSSLETYKSCPKKFKYQELDKIKVPKSIEAAFGTAVHSALKKMFERTPLYPTLDEISGFFIDAWKEKLLKINPEKVSESAQKAYTEEGLVLLKNFYKKNPPWNFNAVELESRFETVLEDSKTGERHTLSGIIDRIDKSPESDAYEIIDYKTSKKMPSQESLDKNLQLSIYGLGLLQKWPRLKPENIKLSLYFLPHNEKTETRRTTEQLAKTKTAILETINEIQELIKDNKEFIPLPSGLCGWCGYKKMCPMWRHLYKEQSEKQKTKSEIEQAIDEYFELKDETLKNNRKLKAIQADVIKFMNQEKVERVFGGPGYLTRLIQERTSVDSAKAKKILEEINRLEEVIIKKTFTTLKASKKKISKPDTTSL from the coding sequence ATGAGAATATCCTACTCATCTCTTGAAACCTACAAATCTTGTCCCAAAAAATTTAAATATCAGGAACTGGACAAGATAAAAGTTCCTAAATCAATTGAAGCCGCGTTCGGAACAGCGGTGCATTCGGCTCTTAAAAAGATGTTTGAAAGAACCCCCCTCTACCCCACTCTCGACGAAATCTCGGGTTTTTTCATTGACGCGTGGAAAGAGAAATTACTGAAAATAAATCCGGAAAAAGTATCCGAGAGCGCGCAAAAAGCGTACACGGAAGAAGGCCTTGTTCTTCTAAAAAATTTCTACAAGAAAAATCCTCCCTGGAATTTTAATGCCGTGGAACTTGAATCGAGGTTTGAAACAGTTCTTGAAGATTCTAAAACCGGCGAAAGACATACTTTGTCCGGAATAATAGACAGAATAGACAAATCGCCGGAATCGGACGCGTATGAAATAATTGATTACAAAACTTCCAAAAAAATGCCTTCTCAGGAATCCCTTGATAAAAATCTTCAGCTCTCCATATACGGGTTGGGGCTTCTCCAAAAATGGCCCCGCCTTAAACCGGAGAATATAAAACTTTCTCTCTACTTCCTTCCGCACAACGAAAAAACCGAAACAAGAAGGACGACTGAACAGCTCGCGAAGACAAAGACAGCAATACTTGAAACGATAAACGAGATACAAGAGCTTATAAAAGACAACAAAGAATTCATTCCCCTCCCTTCCGGATTATGCGGCTGGTGCGGATACAAAAAAATGTGCCCGATGTGGAGGCACTTATATAAAGAGCAAAGTGAAAAACAAAAAACCAAAAGCGAGATAGAGCAAGCGATAGACGAATATTTTGAACTGAAAGACGAAACCTTAAAAAACAACAGAAAGCTGAAAGCAATACAGGCAGACGTAATAAAATTTATGAACCAAGAAAAAGTGGAGCGCGTTTTCGGCGGGCCGGGATATCTTACGCGTCTTATTCAGGAAAGAACGAGTGTTGATTCCGCCAAGGCCAAAAAAATTCTTGAAGAAATAAACCGGCTTGAAGAAGTTATTATCAAAAAAACTTTTACGACGCTTAAAGCCAGCAAGAAAAAAATTTCGAAACCCGATACTACTTCCTTATAA
- a CDS encoding S-adenosylmethionine decarboxylase, producing MEKKKTFNKDDYGLELNLDLYGCNPETIRSKKKIKEFIDGICAEIKMKKYGKAFIPNFGHGSPKTAGFSLVQLIETSSIVGHFSDLYNSAYLDIFSCKSFDPDKAARYAAKFFGAKKFKKRLIIRK from the coding sequence ATGGAAAAGAAAAAAACGTTCAACAAAGATGATTACGGGCTTGAACTCAATCTTGATCTCTACGGGTGCAACCCCGAAACCATCCGTTCAAAGAAAAAGATAAAAGAATTTATAGATGGTATTTGTGCGGAAATAAAAATGAAGAAATACGGCAAGGCGTTTATCCCCAATTTCGGGCATGGCAGCCCGAAAACAGCCGGTTTTTCTCTGGTGCAGCTTATAGAAACCAGCTCCATAGTCGGTCATTTTTCGGATTTGTATAATTCGGCATATCTGGATATTTTTTCCTGCAAAAGTTTTGATCCGGACAAAGCGGCAAGATACGCCGCGAAATTTTTCGGCGCCAAAAAGTTTAAAAAGAGATTGATTATAAGGAAGTAG
- the speD gene encoding adenosylmethionine decarboxylase — MEKESSTEPENGGYAGRHILSEFWGVKNIDSAEFVESVLRKAVEASGATLLNLCVHKFNPQGISGLVLISESHISIHTWPEYGYMAVDVFTCGQTVKSFSVLSVLKEAFTPERVEVVEIKRGLRTKI, encoded by the coding sequence ATGGAAAAAGAAAGTTCAACCGAGCCCGAAAACGGGGGGTATGCTGGACGGCATATCCTTTCTGAATTTTGGGGAGTAAAAAATATTGATTCAGCCGAATTTGTCGAGAGTGTTCTTAGGAAAGCCGTAGAAGCGTCTGGCGCTACGCTTCTTAATTTGTGCGTCCATAAATTCAATCCTCAGGGAATTTCCGGACTGGTTCTTATTTCGGAATCGCATATCAGCATTCACACCTGGCCGGAATACGGTTATATGGCAGTAGATGTTTTTACTTGCGGTCAAACGGTCAAATCGTTCAGCGTGCTTTCCGTTTTGAAAGAAGCTTTCACCCCGGAAAGGGTGGAAGTGGTTGAGATTAAAAGAGGATTAAGGACAAAAATATAA
- a CDS encoding Ada metal-binding domain-containing protein yields MNLAEKTALVNTVRNPKLSFWQKINFFVSGGVKDKIRPFGNDIIFISILIFTGLICFGLGRLSVIYENKESVKIKNAASLSSAVAKDGNEGAQTGATVSVGEDLNTETGEMLYVASKNGTKYHYPWCPGAQNIKEENKIWFKSKEDAEKAGYSPSSSCKGL; encoded by the coding sequence ATGAATTTAGCAGAAAAAACAGCGCTAGTCAACACCGTTAGAAACCCGAAACTTTCGTTTTGGCAGAAAATAAATTTTTTTGTTTCTGGCGGAGTTAAGGATAAAATTCGGCCATTTGGAAACGATATTATTTTTATTTCGATTTTAATTTTTACCGGACTTATTTGTTTTGGTCTTGGAAGGTTGTCGGTTATTTACGAAAACAAAGAGTCTGTTAAAATAAAAAATGCAGCGTCTCTTTCGAGCGCTGTCGCAAAAGATGGAAATGAAGGGGCGCAAACCGGAGCAACCGTTTCGGTGGGGGAGGATCTTAATACGGAGACGGGAGAGATGCTTTATGTTGCCAGCAAGAATGGCACGAAGTATCATTATCCATGGTGTCCGGGAGCGCAGAACATAAAAGAGGAAAATAAGATTTGGTTTAAGAGTAAGGAGGATGCGGAGAAGGCGGGTTATTCACCTTCTTCCAGTTGCAAGGGATTATAA
- the rpmA gene encoding 50S ribosomal protein L27, whose translation MAHTKAAGSTKNVHDSKPKYLGVKLSDGQTAQNGSIIVRQRGTKFVAGKNVGIGKDHTLFALSKGTVKFKETRKTGFNGKGKKISVVDIRPTTALKSS comes from the coding sequence ATGGCGCATACAAAAGCAGCAGGTTCTACAAAAAACGTACATGATTCAAAACCGAAATATCTGGGGGTAAAACTTTCAGACGGACAAACCGCGCAAAACGGTTCTATTATCGTTAGACAAAGAGGCACAAAATTTGTCGCCGGAAAAAACGTCGGTATCGGGAAAGACCACACGCTCTTCGCGCTTTCCAAGGGAACGGTAAAATTCAAAGAAACAAGAAAGACCGGATTTAACGGAAAAGGCAAAAAAATATCCGTAGTGGATATAAGACCGACAACCGCGCTAAAATCAAGCTAA
- the rplI gene encoding 50S ribosomal protein L9: protein MKIILIQDVAGFGNKNEIREAKLGYWRNFLLPRKLAVLATPELIKKAEELKKEEFEKKSHEDAKIEQALKQLGEKGLSISCQSDEKGSLFAGIGAEEISEKIKEKSGLEILPKKIKIKKPIKEIGSHEVEIGEVVLKVEVLKEEKQKPKRKQSVGKKKEKTA from the coding sequence ATGAAAATAATTTTAATTCAGGATGTTGCCGGGTTCGGCAATAAAAACGAAATCAGAGAAGCGAAATTGGGATACTGGCGAAACTTTCTTTTGCCTAGAAAATTGGCTGTTTTGGCAACGCCGGAACTCATAAAAAAGGCGGAAGAACTCAAAAAAGAAGAGTTCGAAAAGAAAAGTCATGAAGACGCTAAAATAGAACAGGCATTAAAACAGCTCGGAGAAAAAGGTTTGAGTATTTCTTGCCAGTCTGACGAGAAGGGAAGTTTGTTCGCCGGTATCGGCGCGGAAGAAATTTCCGAGAAAATAAAAGAAAAATCAGGTTTGGAAATTCTTCCGAAAAAAATAAAAATTAAGAAGCCAATAAAAGAAATTGGCTCGCACGAAGTTGAAATAGGGGAAGTTGTCCTGAAAGTAGAAGTTTTGAAAGAAGAAAAACAGAAACCGAAACGCAAACAATCCGTAGGGAAGAAAAAAGAGAAAACGGCTTAG
- a CDS encoding S41 family peptidase: MSEFVKKTSFFGGLTALIVVVFVSGMYLGYENRPEAEKVLALLNKDDASVASDKTVDFSPFWKVWNTIENQYAAKGSIDRQKMVWGATQGLVASLGDPYSVFFPPQEAEIFESSVRGDFEGVGMEIGIKKGVLVVVAPIKGSPAEKAGIKTGDQILKIDETTTSDLAVDEAVKLIRGPKGTKVALTIFRENEEESRVLEIERDVIQIPPLETEKKDGGIFVIKLYSFSAYSESSFKQALREMVDSGSSKLIIDLRGNAGGYLESSVDIASWFLPLGKEVVIEEFGTGERNSYSSKGYDIFKNLPLVILVNEGTASASEILAGALQEYGIAKLVGEKTYGKGSVQQAIDIADGSSLKLTIANWLTPNGRSISKDGLEPDVKVELGEADKGDKQMEKAVEIVNNWE; the protein is encoded by the coding sequence ATGTCTGAATTTGTCAAAAAAACCTCTTTTTTCGGAGGACTCACGGCTTTAATTGTCGTGGTCTTTGTTTCCGGAATGTATTTAGGATACGAGAACAGGCCGGAGGCCGAAAAAGTCTTGGCTCTTTTGAATAAAGACGATGCTTCTGTTGCTTCCGATAAAACGGTTGATTTCAGCCCCTTTTGGAAGGTCTGGAACACCATAGAAAACCAATATGCCGCTAAGGGCAGTATAGATCGCCAGAAAATGGTTTGGGGCGCAACGCAGGGGCTTGTGGCGTCGCTTGGAGACCCTTACAGCGTTTTTTTCCCGCCCCAGGAAGCCGAGATATTTGAAAGCAGCGTACGCGGTGATTTCGAGGGTGTCGGGATGGAAATAGGAATTAAAAAAGGAGTTCTCGTGGTTGTGGCTCCCATTAAGGGTTCTCCTGCAGAGAAAGCCGGAATAAAAACCGGTGATCAGATTCTTAAGATAGACGAAACAACAACTTCCGACCTTGCCGTGGATGAAGCCGTAAAACTTATACGCGGGCCCAAGGGCACAAAAGTTGCGCTTACGATTTTTAGAGAAAATGAAGAAGAATCCCGGGTTTTAGAAATTGAAAGGGATGTAATTCAAATTCCTCCTTTGGAAACCGAGAAAAAAGACGGAGGCATTTTTGTAATTAAACTTTACAGCTTTTCCGCTTATTCCGAATCGTCGTTCAAGCAGGCGCTTAGAGAAATGGTTGATTCGGGAAGTTCCAAATTGATAATTGACCTTAGGGGGAATGCCGGCGGTTATCTTGAATCGTCGGTTGATATCGCCAGCTGGTTCTTGCCGCTCGGCAAAGAAGTTGTCATAGAGGAATTTGGAACAGGAGAAAGAAACTCTTATTCAAGCAAAGGGTATGACATTTTTAAGAATCTTCCCCTCGTTATATTGGTGAATGAAGGAACTGCTTCGGCTTCTGAAATTTTGGCGGGCGCTTTGCAGGAATACGGAATCGCCAAGCTTGTCGGCGAAAAAACTTATGGCAAGGGTTCGGTCCAGCAGGCAATAGACATAGCGGATGGCAGTTCGCTGAAACTTACCATAGCCAATTGGCTTACCCCTAACGGCCGTTCAATATCAAAAGACGGGTTGGAGCCGGATGTGAAGGTTGAACTGGGAGAAGCTGACAAAGGAGACAAACAGATGGAAAAAGCCGTTGAAATTGTTAATAATTGGGAATAA
- a CDS encoding CorA family divalent cation transporter, translating to MNKDFKNDFRSRKNAKNPSENTVPICAKNLSEPELYDIISHMISTIKHNDITWVNAISPSVKEISELAEKYGIIPKIAEEMASLTMHPKVELYENYIYLVLHFPTLKSDIGARQALKNDKRGNLNGNNEIDFVIGRNFILTVQYSIFPPLEELFKNAKAKKKFHDDYFKEDAGILGFKIIKELLGVSEIILEQLFLKISRTEELAFDGFEKETIKKISVYKRDLLNFRRSCLPHYGIIFSFEQKAQEFFGTYFGKYSNTLSSKCLKIKNLMENASETLESLRQTSESLLTMKTNEIMKTLTIIAFITFPLTLLASLFGMNTIFTPILGVKGDFWIIIIIMAVAVAGMLAFFKSKKWL from the coding sequence TTGAATAAAGATTTTAAAAATGATTTTCGTTCCAGAAAAAACGCCAAAAATCCTTCTGAAAATACCGTACCGATATGCGCTAAAAATTTGTCCGAACCGGAACTATACGATATAATAAGCCATATGATATCAACAATCAAGCACAACGATATAACTTGGGTAAACGCTATTTCCCCAAGCGTTAAAGAGATAAGCGAGCTTGCCGAAAAATATGGAATCATTCCCAAAATTGCCGAGGAAATGGCGAGTCTCACGATGCATCCGAAAGTAGAATTATACGAAAACTATATTTATCTAGTGCTCCATTTCCCTACCCTGAAATCGGACATTGGAGCAAGGCAAGCGCTTAAAAACGACAAACGCGGCAATTTAAACGGCAACAATGAAATCGATTTCGTCATCGGCAGAAATTTTATCTTAACGGTCCAATATTCTATTTTTCCGCCTCTTGAGGAACTTTTTAAAAATGCCAAAGCAAAGAAAAAATTCCATGATGATTACTTTAAAGAAGACGCGGGGATTCTTGGCTTCAAAATAATAAAAGAATTGCTGGGTGTTTCGGAAATAATTTTGGAACAACTTTTTCTCAAAATATCAAGAACAGAAGAATTGGCCTTTGACGGCTTCGAAAAAGAAACCATCAAAAAAATATCGGTTTACAAAAGAGACCTGCTTAATTTCAGGCGTTCATGCCTTCCCCACTACGGAATTATTTTTTCTTTCGAGCAGAAAGCTCAAGAGTTTTTCGGAACATATTTTGGAAAATATTCGAACACCCTTTCAAGCAAATGCCTGAAAATAAAAAATCTGATGGAAAACGCGAGTGAGACGCTGGAATCGCTAAGGCAAACAAGCGAATCTCTTCTGACAATGAAAACAAACGAAATTATGAAAACCCTCACGATAATAGCTTTCATAACTTTCCCTCTTACATTACTCGCTTCGCTTTTTGGAATGAATACGATATTCACTCCGATTTTGGGCGTAAAAGGAGATTTCTGGATCATTATAATCATAATGGCCGTTGCCGTAGCCGGGATGCTTGCCTTCTTTAAGAGCAAAAAGTGGCTGTAA
- the cysS gene encoding cysteine--tRNA ligase, producing the protein MLLYNYLGRKKEIFKPLKKGFVGLYTCGPTVYDRVHIGNFRTYIFEDLLKKTLEEEGFKVKHVMNITDIDDKIIKKMLSEDKTLGKITRPFTKAFLEDAQKLNIKKADLLPKATGHIKEMAKLIEKLLKKGYAYKSQDGSIYYNVSKFKEYGVLSRIPQSDLKHGSRVEADEYNKLNAGDFALWKTAKPREPKWKTSFGEGRPGWHIECSAMSGKYLGETFDIHAGAVDLIFPHHENEIAQSEAASGKKFVNYWVEGEHLLANGEKMSKSLGNFFTLEDILKKGFDPLAFRYLVLSAHYRSKLNFTWEALAAAEEGLKNLRYLSFEKYLFPAKEKTDTKKERKYEKKFREALDNDLNAPQALKTLWEALRDNSLPLKSKTKLVKIFDKVLGLGLKTNYKIPAEVLKISRERERARNKKEWQTADLLREKAKNLGWVIEDSSKGAILRKK; encoded by the coding sequence ATGCTTTTATACAATTACCTTGGCCGTAAAAAAGAAATTTTTAAACCTCTGAAAAAGGGTTTTGTCGGTTTGTACACATGCGGCCCGACTGTTTATGACCGCGTACATATAGGAAACTTCAGAACTTACATATTCGAAGATCTCTTGAAAAAAACTCTTGAAGAAGAAGGTTTTAAAGTAAAGCACGTAATGAATATTACAGACATAGACGACAAAATAATCAAAAAAATGCTTTCAGAGGACAAAACTCTTGGCAAAATCACGCGTCCCTTCACCAAAGCGTTTTTGGAAGACGCCCAAAAATTAAACATAAAAAAAGCTGATTTACTGCCTAAGGCGACCGGGCACATAAAAGAAATGGCCAAGCTCATAGAAAAACTTCTTAAAAAAGGATACGCCTACAAAAGCCAAGACGGCTCGATATACTACAACGTTTCAAAGTTCAAAGAATACGGAGTTTTGTCTCGAATTCCTCAGTCCGACCTTAAACACGGCTCAAGAGTAGAAGCCGACGAATATAACAAGCTTAACGCCGGAGATTTCGCTTTGTGGAAAACGGCAAAGCCAAGAGAGCCGAAATGGAAAACTTCTTTTGGCGAAGGAAGACCCGGCTGGCACATAGAATGTTCCGCGATGAGCGGAAAATATCTTGGAGAAACTTTTGACATCCACGCAGGAGCGGTTGATTTGATTTTTCCCCACCATGAAAACGAGATCGCTCAATCAGAAGCCGCTTCGGGTAAAAAATTTGTAAATTACTGGGTGGAAGGAGAGCATCTTCTGGCTAACGGAGAAAAAATGTCAAAATCTCTCGGCAATTTTTTTACGCTGGAGGATATCTTAAAAAAAGGTTTTGACCCTTTGGCTTTCCGTTATCTGGTTTTAAGCGCGCACTACCGCTCAAAATTAAATTTCACATGGGAAGCGCTTGCGGCGGCTGAAGAAGGACTTAAAAATTTAAGGTATCTTTCTTTTGAAAAATATCTATTCCCTGCAAAAGAAAAAACCGATACGAAAAAAGAAAGAAAATACGAAAAAAAATTCAGAGAAGCCCTTGATAATGACTTAAACGCGCCGCAGGCGCTAAAAACTTTGTGGGAAGCGCTTCGCGACAATTCCCTGCCCCTTAAATCCAAAACAAAGCTTGTAAAAATTTTTGATAAAGTTTTGGGTCTTGGACTAAAAACCAATTATAAAATTCCGGCGGAAGTCTTAAAAATTTCCAGAGAGAGGGAAAGGGCGAGAAATAAAAAAGAATGGCAAACAGCCGACCTGCTAAGAGAGAAAGCAAAAAACCTTGGATGGGTTATTGAAGATTCCTCCAAAGGAGCAATTCTAAGGAAAAAATAA